Proteins from one Cyclopterus lumpus isolate fCycLum1 chromosome 11, fCycLum1.pri, whole genome shotgun sequence genomic window:
- the LOC117739474 gene encoding cilia- and flagella-associated protein 69-like isoform X3, with protein MGYLMRVSHAEVRQQIVESVKSFYGCVSPRQLLDGTDRLAKPKPRTLPAGNRFSRLSLRLQPTSPGYRLQLLERSDLAPTLLLSLAALENQPAIKLPLLQTLQILSSSSDMNCALILNARGAETICLHMNEPDPSGQVLIHSTEILWNLLESGSKEVAAQLSRMECVIPLKEAFLHQLMNGSRHSDLQLRNDLLVITTLIAESPSCLLIESLFAKQLVVLATFPELKSYNPLVRNLKLAYKHEDLKMKKLLLNLLVLMSKDFAALQLYKEERVMLALLTLVKPPAASSERRSASLQWSSGQREELQLQALATLCTVAPLMLDDYMTCQGNTCLLLLLDWCVAQDAFFGQGHGSHNGGARGSTKAQMQHCIRVLRSVTSLGEDSVNQDFCDQGTINQFLGILMHMETSPDEEDVVTLEIKSDIQLILSALCEKDMHRKELFGSEGVEMAIHFLKKGCDRFYSGFGHNKLILSTVDCVRSCIVGCYTTEDFFLAKEGACLLLDLLSSSPRCVHCIVLAALLELSDNPNSLSHILSWRDAGGQTAPRLLLHLWRDEEEELKVSRNRQGGIADPQRPILIHHQQEDSQLSFPSSMSSAAVLELSENLRLKIYSIFCKLGFQDLPGLSRKHYVTLSIVRRYLDFKVGEVWDEIRRELSLDGVRPITPDEEALSTICRIAADTARRVAAEQNSILEQQEKEDAGEEELLYTEIKSHWKQRELIAKSWDRYVSKTSNYEILKEVKAQREEYIESFRAKAKHQDAAVRPTEHFIGEVMSFERTGAQGPAGVKVTIARVPIKAAGPDQVGASSQDPEYFTTVSVKD; from the exons ATGG GCTACCTGATGAGGGTGTCCCACGCTGAGGTGAGACAGCAGATAGTTGAGTCTGTGAAGTCATTCTACGGCTGCGTGTCTCCCAGACAGCTGCTTGACGGTACGGACCGTCTCGCCAAGCCAAAGCCTCGGACTCTCCCCGCTGGCAACCGATTTTCTAGACTTTCACTGA GGCTGCAGCCAACCTCTCCGGGCTAcaggctgcagctgctggagcgCAGTGACCTGGCGCCGACGCTGCTCCTCTCCCTGGCCGCTCTGGAGAACCAGCCCGCCATCAAGCTGCCGCTCCTGCAGACACTTCAgatcctctccagctcctctg ATATGAACTGCGCACTAATACTGAATGCTCGAGGAGCAGAGACGATCTGTCTGCACATGAACGAACCCGACCCGTCCGGCCAGGTCCTGATCCACTCCACCGAGATCCTCTGGAACCTGCTGGAGAGCGGCAGCAAGGAGGTCGCTGCTCAGCTCAGCCGCATGGAGTGTGTCAT ACCTCTGAAAGAAGCGTTTCTTCACCAGCTGATGAACGGCTCCCGACACTCGGACCTCCAACTCAGAAACGATCTGCTCGTGATCACAACTCTCATCGCGGAAAGCCCTAGCTGTCTGCTTATT GAGAGTTTATTTGCCAAACAGCTCGTGGTTTTGGCCACATTTCCAGAAC TGAAAAGTTACAACCCTTTGGTCCGCAACCTAAAGCTGGCCTACAAACACGAAGACTTGAAAATGAAGAAGTTGCTTTTGAATCTGTTGGTTTTGATGTCAAAGGACTTTGCTGCGCTGCAG CTTTATAAAGAGGAAAGAGTCATGCTGGCTCTGTTGACGCTCGTGAAGCCGCCCGCTGCCTCGTCCGAGCGCCGGTCCGCGTCCCTCCAGTGGTCCTCGGGCCAGCGGGAGGAGCTCCAGCTGCAGGCGCTGGCCACCCTCTGCACCGTCGCTCCGCTCATGTTGGACGACTACATGACCTGCCAGGGGAACACCTGTCTGCTGCTACTGCTGGACTGGTGCGTTGCTCAAG ATGCTTTCTTTGGTCAGGGTCACGGCTCCCACAACGGAGGAGCAAGAGGCAGCACGAAGGCTCAGATGCAGCATTGTATCAGAGTGCTGAGATCCGTGACGTCTTTAGGAGAAGACTCAGTCAACCAGGACTTCTGTGATCAAGGAACCATCAACCAGTTCTTGG ggattttgatgcatatGGAAACGAGTCCTGACGAGGAGGATGTCGTCACCCTGGAAATAAAGTCCGATATTCAACTGATACTTTCAGCGCTGTGTGAGAAGGACATGCACAGAAAG GAGCTGTTTGGATCAGAGGGAGTTGAGATGGCGATTCACTTCCTGAAGAAAGGCTGCGACAGGTTCTACAGCGGCTTCGGACACAACAAGCTCATCCTCTCAACGGTGGACTGCGTGCG GTCCTGTATTGTGGGCTGCTACACCACAGAAGATTTCTTTTTGGCTAAAGAGGGGGCGTGTCTTCTGTTGGACTTACTCAGT tCGAGCCCCAGATGCGTACACTGCATCGTCCTCGCCGCCCTGCTGGAGTTGAGTGACAACCCCAATTCTCTGTCTCACATCCTGAGCTGGAGGGACGCCGGTGGTCAGACCGCCCCCAGATTGCTGCTGCACCTGTggagggacgaggaggaggagctgaaagTCAGCCGGAACCGACAAGGAGGGATCGCAG acccccagagacccaTCCTCATTCACCACCAGCAGGAGGACAGCCAGCTGTCATTTCCCTCCAGCATGTCGAGTGCAGCAGTGCTGGAGCTGTCAGAGAACCTGCGGTTAAAGATTTACTCCATCTTCTGCAAACTTG GTTTTCAAGACCTCCCTGGATTGTCGAGAAAACATTATGTGACCTTGAGCATCGTCAGGAGATACCTGGACTTCAAG GTCGGCGAGGTGTGGGACGAGATCCGCAGGGAGCTGAGTTTGGACGGGGTGAGGCCGATCACCCCCGACGAGGAGGCCCTGAGTACCATCTGTAGGATTGCAGCGGACACTGCGAGGAGGGTGGCGGCGGAACAGAACAGCATCCTGGAGCAACAGGAGAAGGAGGACGCCGgcgaggaggagctgctgtACACGGAG ATTAAGTCTCATTGGAAGCAGCGGGAGCTCATAGCCAAGTCATGGGACCGTTACGTTTCCAAGACTTCAAACTATGAGATCCTGAAG GAAGTAAAAGCACAGAGGGAGGAATACATTGAATCGTTCAGAGCCAAAGCCAAGCACCAGGACGCTGCTGTTCGTCCAACAGAG catTTCATCGGGGAGGTGATGTCTTTCGAGAGAACGGGCGCTCAGGGGCCCGCTGGAGTGAAAGTGACCATTGCCCGAGTTCCCATCAAGGCTGCGGGTCCGGACCAAGTTGGAGCCTCAAGTCAGGACCCAGAGTACTTCACCACCGTGTCTGTAAAAGACTGA
- the LOC117739474 gene encoding cilia- and flagella-associated protein 69-like isoform X2 has protein sequence MDSDRIVQRRNPDIPVIRPRASDKNPHIPEYVCNQRRQRTGPVTSQQVGVKSLELRKVIRLLEDPLTANLKERHLFVLKKLLKRSQIGFLLKELTGIAKILDACAEKVTDHRYLMRVSHAEVRQQIVESVKSFYGCVSPRQLLDGLQPTSPGYRLQLLERSDLAPTLLLSLAALENQPAIKLPLLQTLQILSSSSDMNCALILNARGAETICLHMNEPDPSGQVLIHSTEILWNLLESGSKEVAAQLSRMECVIPLKEAFLHQLMNGSRHSDLQLRNDLLVITTLIAESPSCLLIESLFAKQLVVLATFPELKSYNPLVRNLKLAYKHEDLKMKKLLLNLLVLMSKDFAALQLYKEERVMLALLTLVKPPAASSERRSASLQWSSGQREELQLQALATLCTVAPLMLDDYMTCQGNTCLLLLLDWCVAQDAFFGQGHGSHNGGARGSTKAQMQHCIRVLRSVTSLGEDSVNQDFCDQGTINQFLGILMHMETSPDEEDVVTLEIKSDIQLILSALCEKDMHRKELFGSEGVEMAIHFLKKGCDRFYSGFGHNKLILSTVDCVRSCIVGCYTTEDFFLAKEGACLLLDLLSSSPRCVHCIVLAALLELSDNPNSLSHILSWRDAGGQTAPRLLLHLWRDEEEELKVSRNRQGGIADPQRPILIHHQQEDSQLSFPSSMSSAAVLELSENLRLKIYSIFCKLGFQDLPGLSRKHYVTLSIVRRYLDFKVGEVWDEIRRELSLDGVRPITPDEEALSTICRIAADTARRVAAEQNSILEQQEKEDAGEEELLYTEIKSHWKQRELIAKSWDRYVSKTSNYEILKEVKAQREEYIESFRAKAKHQDAAVRPTEHFIGEVMSFERTGAQGPAGVKVTIARVPIKAAGPDQVGASSQDPEYFTTVSVKD, from the exons ATGGATTCAGACAGAATTGTGCAGAGAAGAAACCCGGACATTCCTGTAATCAGACCAAGAGCATCGGATAAGAACCCACATATACCGGAG TATGTCTGCAAccaaagaagacagaggaccGGACCTGTAACTTCTCAACAGGTCGGTGTTAAAAGTCTTGAACTCCGTAAGGTGATCCGTCTCCTTGAAGATCCTTTGACA gCTAACTTGAAGGAGAGGCACCTTTTTGTCCTGAAGAAACTACTGAAGAGAAGCCAAATCGGCTTT CTTTTGAAGGAGCTGACGGGCATCGCCAAAATACTCGACGCCTGTGCTGAGAAAGTGACGGATCACC GCTACCTGATGAGGGTGTCCCACGCTGAGGTGAGACAGCAGATAGTTGAGTCTGTGAAGTCATTCTACGGCTGCGTGTCTCCCAGACAGCTGCTTGACG GGCTGCAGCCAACCTCTCCGGGCTAcaggctgcagctgctggagcgCAGTGACCTGGCGCCGACGCTGCTCCTCTCCCTGGCCGCTCTGGAGAACCAGCCCGCCATCAAGCTGCCGCTCCTGCAGACACTTCAgatcctctccagctcctctg ATATGAACTGCGCACTAATACTGAATGCTCGAGGAGCAGAGACGATCTGTCTGCACATGAACGAACCCGACCCGTCCGGCCAGGTCCTGATCCACTCCACCGAGATCCTCTGGAACCTGCTGGAGAGCGGCAGCAAGGAGGTCGCTGCTCAGCTCAGCCGCATGGAGTGTGTCAT ACCTCTGAAAGAAGCGTTTCTTCACCAGCTGATGAACGGCTCCCGACACTCGGACCTCCAACTCAGAAACGATCTGCTCGTGATCACAACTCTCATCGCGGAAAGCCCTAGCTGTCTGCTTATT GAGAGTTTATTTGCCAAACAGCTCGTGGTTTTGGCCACATTTCCAGAAC TGAAAAGTTACAACCCTTTGGTCCGCAACCTAAAGCTGGCCTACAAACACGAAGACTTGAAAATGAAGAAGTTGCTTTTGAATCTGTTGGTTTTGATGTCAAAGGACTTTGCTGCGCTGCAG CTTTATAAAGAGGAAAGAGTCATGCTGGCTCTGTTGACGCTCGTGAAGCCGCCCGCTGCCTCGTCCGAGCGCCGGTCCGCGTCCCTCCAGTGGTCCTCGGGCCAGCGGGAGGAGCTCCAGCTGCAGGCGCTGGCCACCCTCTGCACCGTCGCTCCGCTCATGTTGGACGACTACATGACCTGCCAGGGGAACACCTGTCTGCTGCTACTGCTGGACTGGTGCGTTGCTCAAG ATGCTTTCTTTGGTCAGGGTCACGGCTCCCACAACGGAGGAGCAAGAGGCAGCACGAAGGCTCAGATGCAGCATTGTATCAGAGTGCTGAGATCCGTGACGTCTTTAGGAGAAGACTCAGTCAACCAGGACTTCTGTGATCAAGGAACCATCAACCAGTTCTTGG ggattttgatgcatatGGAAACGAGTCCTGACGAGGAGGATGTCGTCACCCTGGAAATAAAGTCCGATATTCAACTGATACTTTCAGCGCTGTGTGAGAAGGACATGCACAGAAAG GAGCTGTTTGGATCAGAGGGAGTTGAGATGGCGATTCACTTCCTGAAGAAAGGCTGCGACAGGTTCTACAGCGGCTTCGGACACAACAAGCTCATCCTCTCAACGGTGGACTGCGTGCG GTCCTGTATTGTGGGCTGCTACACCACAGAAGATTTCTTTTTGGCTAAAGAGGGGGCGTGTCTTCTGTTGGACTTACTCAGT tCGAGCCCCAGATGCGTACACTGCATCGTCCTCGCCGCCCTGCTGGAGTTGAGTGACAACCCCAATTCTCTGTCTCACATCCTGAGCTGGAGGGACGCCGGTGGTCAGACCGCCCCCAGATTGCTGCTGCACCTGTggagggacgaggaggaggagctgaaagTCAGCCGGAACCGACAAGGAGGGATCGCAG acccccagagacccaTCCTCATTCACCACCAGCAGGAGGACAGCCAGCTGTCATTTCCCTCCAGCATGTCGAGTGCAGCAGTGCTGGAGCTGTCAGAGAACCTGCGGTTAAAGATTTACTCCATCTTCTGCAAACTTG GTTTTCAAGACCTCCCTGGATTGTCGAGAAAACATTATGTGACCTTGAGCATCGTCAGGAGATACCTGGACTTCAAG GTCGGCGAGGTGTGGGACGAGATCCGCAGGGAGCTGAGTTTGGACGGGGTGAGGCCGATCACCCCCGACGAGGAGGCCCTGAGTACCATCTGTAGGATTGCAGCGGACACTGCGAGGAGGGTGGCGGCGGAACAGAACAGCATCCTGGAGCAACAGGAGAAGGAGGACGCCGgcgaggaggagctgctgtACACGGAG ATTAAGTCTCATTGGAAGCAGCGGGAGCTCATAGCCAAGTCATGGGACCGTTACGTTTCCAAGACTTCAAACTATGAGATCCTGAAG GAAGTAAAAGCACAGAGGGAGGAATACATTGAATCGTTCAGAGCCAAAGCCAAGCACCAGGACGCTGCTGTTCGTCCAACAGAG catTTCATCGGGGAGGTGATGTCTTTCGAGAGAACGGGCGCTCAGGGGCCCGCTGGAGTGAAAGTGACCATTGCCCGAGTTCCCATCAAGGCTGCGGGTCCGGACCAAGTTGGAGCCTCAAGTCAGGACCCAGAGTACTTCACCACCGTGTCTGTAAAAGACTGA
- the LOC117739474 gene encoding cilia- and flagella-associated protein 69-like isoform X1, protein MDSDRIVQRRNPDIPVIRPRASDKNPHIPEYVCNQRRQRTGPVTSQQVGVKSLELRKVIRLLEDPLTANLKERHLFVLKKLLKRSQIGFLLKELTGIAKILDACAEKVTDHREYVPILCDALQICRLPFLKEKASDELNYAQDVIEFLSHMGYLMRVSHAEVRQQIVESVKSFYGCVSPRQLLDGLQPTSPGYRLQLLERSDLAPTLLLSLAALENQPAIKLPLLQTLQILSSSSDMNCALILNARGAETICLHMNEPDPSGQVLIHSTEILWNLLESGSKEVAAQLSRMECVIPLKEAFLHQLMNGSRHSDLQLRNDLLVITTLIAESPSCLLIESLFAKQLVVLATFPELKSYNPLVRNLKLAYKHEDLKMKKLLLNLLVLMSKDFAALQLYKEERVMLALLTLVKPPAASSERRSASLQWSSGQREELQLQALATLCTVAPLMLDDYMTCQGNTCLLLLLDWCVAQDAFFGQGHGSHNGGARGSTKAQMQHCIRVLRSVTSLGEDSVNQDFCDQGTINQFLGILMHMETSPDEEDVVTLEIKSDIQLILSALCEKDMHRKELFGSEGVEMAIHFLKKGCDRFYSGFGHNKLILSTVDCVRSCIVGCYTTEDFFLAKEGACLLLDLLSSSPRCVHCIVLAALLELSDNPNSLSHILSWRDAGGQTAPRLLLHLWRDEEEELKVSRNRQGGIADPQRPILIHHQQEDSQLSFPSSMSSAAVLELSENLRLKIYSIFCKLGFQDLPGLSRKHYVTLSIVRRYLDFKVGEVWDEIRRELSLDGVRPITPDEEALSTICRIAADTARRVAAEQNSILEQQEKEDAGEEELLYTEIKSHWKQRELIAKSWDRYVSKTSNYEILKEVKAQREEYIESFRAKAKHQDAAVRPTEHFIGEVMSFERTGAQGPAGVKVTIARVPIKAAGPDQVGASSQDPEYFTTVSVKD, encoded by the exons ATGGATTCAGACAGAATTGTGCAGAGAAGAAACCCGGACATTCCTGTAATCAGACCAAGAGCATCGGATAAGAACCCACATATACCGGAG TATGTCTGCAAccaaagaagacagaggaccGGACCTGTAACTTCTCAACAGGTCGGTGTTAAAAGTCTTGAACTCCGTAAGGTGATCCGTCTCCTTGAAGATCCTTTGACA gCTAACTTGAAGGAGAGGCACCTTTTTGTCCTGAAGAAACTACTGAAGAGAAGCCAAATCGGCTTT CTTTTGAAGGAGCTGACGGGCATCGCCAAAATACTCGACGCCTGTGCTGAGAAAGTGACGGATCACCGTGAGTATGTGCCCATCCTGTGTGATGCACTTCAAATCTGTAG GCTTCCCTTCTTGAAGGAGAAAGCCTCCGATGAGCTGAACTACGCTCAGGACGTCATCGAGTTCCTCTCTCACATGG GCTACCTGATGAGGGTGTCCCACGCTGAGGTGAGACAGCAGATAGTTGAGTCTGTGAAGTCATTCTACGGCTGCGTGTCTCCCAGACAGCTGCTTGACG GGCTGCAGCCAACCTCTCCGGGCTAcaggctgcagctgctggagcgCAGTGACCTGGCGCCGACGCTGCTCCTCTCCCTGGCCGCTCTGGAGAACCAGCCCGCCATCAAGCTGCCGCTCCTGCAGACACTTCAgatcctctccagctcctctg ATATGAACTGCGCACTAATACTGAATGCTCGAGGAGCAGAGACGATCTGTCTGCACATGAACGAACCCGACCCGTCCGGCCAGGTCCTGATCCACTCCACCGAGATCCTCTGGAACCTGCTGGAGAGCGGCAGCAAGGAGGTCGCTGCTCAGCTCAGCCGCATGGAGTGTGTCAT ACCTCTGAAAGAAGCGTTTCTTCACCAGCTGATGAACGGCTCCCGACACTCGGACCTCCAACTCAGAAACGATCTGCTCGTGATCACAACTCTCATCGCGGAAAGCCCTAGCTGTCTGCTTATT GAGAGTTTATTTGCCAAACAGCTCGTGGTTTTGGCCACATTTCCAGAAC TGAAAAGTTACAACCCTTTGGTCCGCAACCTAAAGCTGGCCTACAAACACGAAGACTTGAAAATGAAGAAGTTGCTTTTGAATCTGTTGGTTTTGATGTCAAAGGACTTTGCTGCGCTGCAG CTTTATAAAGAGGAAAGAGTCATGCTGGCTCTGTTGACGCTCGTGAAGCCGCCCGCTGCCTCGTCCGAGCGCCGGTCCGCGTCCCTCCAGTGGTCCTCGGGCCAGCGGGAGGAGCTCCAGCTGCAGGCGCTGGCCACCCTCTGCACCGTCGCTCCGCTCATGTTGGACGACTACATGACCTGCCAGGGGAACACCTGTCTGCTGCTACTGCTGGACTGGTGCGTTGCTCAAG ATGCTTTCTTTGGTCAGGGTCACGGCTCCCACAACGGAGGAGCAAGAGGCAGCACGAAGGCTCAGATGCAGCATTGTATCAGAGTGCTGAGATCCGTGACGTCTTTAGGAGAAGACTCAGTCAACCAGGACTTCTGTGATCAAGGAACCATCAACCAGTTCTTGG ggattttgatgcatatGGAAACGAGTCCTGACGAGGAGGATGTCGTCACCCTGGAAATAAAGTCCGATATTCAACTGATACTTTCAGCGCTGTGTGAGAAGGACATGCACAGAAAG GAGCTGTTTGGATCAGAGGGAGTTGAGATGGCGATTCACTTCCTGAAGAAAGGCTGCGACAGGTTCTACAGCGGCTTCGGACACAACAAGCTCATCCTCTCAACGGTGGACTGCGTGCG GTCCTGTATTGTGGGCTGCTACACCACAGAAGATTTCTTTTTGGCTAAAGAGGGGGCGTGTCTTCTGTTGGACTTACTCAGT tCGAGCCCCAGATGCGTACACTGCATCGTCCTCGCCGCCCTGCTGGAGTTGAGTGACAACCCCAATTCTCTGTCTCACATCCTGAGCTGGAGGGACGCCGGTGGTCAGACCGCCCCCAGATTGCTGCTGCACCTGTggagggacgaggaggaggagctgaaagTCAGCCGGAACCGACAAGGAGGGATCGCAG acccccagagacccaTCCTCATTCACCACCAGCAGGAGGACAGCCAGCTGTCATTTCCCTCCAGCATGTCGAGTGCAGCAGTGCTGGAGCTGTCAGAGAACCTGCGGTTAAAGATTTACTCCATCTTCTGCAAACTTG GTTTTCAAGACCTCCCTGGATTGTCGAGAAAACATTATGTGACCTTGAGCATCGTCAGGAGATACCTGGACTTCAAG GTCGGCGAGGTGTGGGACGAGATCCGCAGGGAGCTGAGTTTGGACGGGGTGAGGCCGATCACCCCCGACGAGGAGGCCCTGAGTACCATCTGTAGGATTGCAGCGGACACTGCGAGGAGGGTGGCGGCGGAACAGAACAGCATCCTGGAGCAACAGGAGAAGGAGGACGCCGgcgaggaggagctgctgtACACGGAG ATTAAGTCTCATTGGAAGCAGCGGGAGCTCATAGCCAAGTCATGGGACCGTTACGTTTCCAAGACTTCAAACTATGAGATCCTGAAG GAAGTAAAAGCACAGAGGGAGGAATACATTGAATCGTTCAGAGCCAAAGCCAAGCACCAGGACGCTGCTGTTCGTCCAACAGAG catTTCATCGGGGAGGTGATGTCTTTCGAGAGAACGGGCGCTCAGGGGCCCGCTGGAGTGAAAGTGACCATTGCCCGAGTTCCCATCAAGGCTGCGGGTCCGGACCAAGTTGGAGCCTCAAGTCAGGACCCAGAGTACTTCACCACCGTGTCTGTAAAAGACTGA
- the LOC117739474 gene encoding cilia- and flagella-associated protein 69-like isoform X4: MGYLMRVSHAEVRQQIVESVKSFYGCVSPRQLLDGLQPTSPGYRLQLLERSDLAPTLLLSLAALENQPAIKLPLLQTLQILSSSSDMNCALILNARGAETICLHMNEPDPSGQVLIHSTEILWNLLESGSKEVAAQLSRMECVIPLKEAFLHQLMNGSRHSDLQLRNDLLVITTLIAESPSCLLIESLFAKQLVVLATFPELKSYNPLVRNLKLAYKHEDLKMKKLLLNLLVLMSKDFAALQLYKEERVMLALLTLVKPPAASSERRSASLQWSSGQREELQLQALATLCTVAPLMLDDYMTCQGNTCLLLLLDWCVAQDAFFGQGHGSHNGGARGSTKAQMQHCIRVLRSVTSLGEDSVNQDFCDQGTINQFLGILMHMETSPDEEDVVTLEIKSDIQLILSALCEKDMHRKELFGSEGVEMAIHFLKKGCDRFYSGFGHNKLILSTVDCVRSCIVGCYTTEDFFLAKEGACLLLDLLSSSPRCVHCIVLAALLELSDNPNSLSHILSWRDAGGQTAPRLLLHLWRDEEEELKVSRNRQGGIADPQRPILIHHQQEDSQLSFPSSMSSAAVLELSENLRLKIYSIFCKLGFQDLPGLSRKHYVTLSIVRRYLDFKVGEVWDEIRRELSLDGVRPITPDEEALSTICRIAADTARRVAAEQNSILEQQEKEDAGEEELLYTEIKSHWKQRELIAKSWDRYVSKTSNYEILKEVKAQREEYIESFRAKAKHQDAAVRPTEHFIGEVMSFERTGAQGPAGVKVTIARVPIKAAGPDQVGASSQDPEYFTTVSVKD; the protein is encoded by the exons ATGG GCTACCTGATGAGGGTGTCCCACGCTGAGGTGAGACAGCAGATAGTTGAGTCTGTGAAGTCATTCTACGGCTGCGTGTCTCCCAGACAGCTGCTTGACG GGCTGCAGCCAACCTCTCCGGGCTAcaggctgcagctgctggagcgCAGTGACCTGGCGCCGACGCTGCTCCTCTCCCTGGCCGCTCTGGAGAACCAGCCCGCCATCAAGCTGCCGCTCCTGCAGACACTTCAgatcctctccagctcctctg ATATGAACTGCGCACTAATACTGAATGCTCGAGGAGCAGAGACGATCTGTCTGCACATGAACGAACCCGACCCGTCCGGCCAGGTCCTGATCCACTCCACCGAGATCCTCTGGAACCTGCTGGAGAGCGGCAGCAAGGAGGTCGCTGCTCAGCTCAGCCGCATGGAGTGTGTCAT ACCTCTGAAAGAAGCGTTTCTTCACCAGCTGATGAACGGCTCCCGACACTCGGACCTCCAACTCAGAAACGATCTGCTCGTGATCACAACTCTCATCGCGGAAAGCCCTAGCTGTCTGCTTATT GAGAGTTTATTTGCCAAACAGCTCGTGGTTTTGGCCACATTTCCAGAAC TGAAAAGTTACAACCCTTTGGTCCGCAACCTAAAGCTGGCCTACAAACACGAAGACTTGAAAATGAAGAAGTTGCTTTTGAATCTGTTGGTTTTGATGTCAAAGGACTTTGCTGCGCTGCAG CTTTATAAAGAGGAAAGAGTCATGCTGGCTCTGTTGACGCTCGTGAAGCCGCCCGCTGCCTCGTCCGAGCGCCGGTCCGCGTCCCTCCAGTGGTCCTCGGGCCAGCGGGAGGAGCTCCAGCTGCAGGCGCTGGCCACCCTCTGCACCGTCGCTCCGCTCATGTTGGACGACTACATGACCTGCCAGGGGAACACCTGTCTGCTGCTACTGCTGGACTGGTGCGTTGCTCAAG ATGCTTTCTTTGGTCAGGGTCACGGCTCCCACAACGGAGGAGCAAGAGGCAGCACGAAGGCTCAGATGCAGCATTGTATCAGAGTGCTGAGATCCGTGACGTCTTTAGGAGAAGACTCAGTCAACCAGGACTTCTGTGATCAAGGAACCATCAACCAGTTCTTGG ggattttgatgcatatGGAAACGAGTCCTGACGAGGAGGATGTCGTCACCCTGGAAATAAAGTCCGATATTCAACTGATACTTTCAGCGCTGTGTGAGAAGGACATGCACAGAAAG GAGCTGTTTGGATCAGAGGGAGTTGAGATGGCGATTCACTTCCTGAAGAAAGGCTGCGACAGGTTCTACAGCGGCTTCGGACACAACAAGCTCATCCTCTCAACGGTGGACTGCGTGCG GTCCTGTATTGTGGGCTGCTACACCACAGAAGATTTCTTTTTGGCTAAAGAGGGGGCGTGTCTTCTGTTGGACTTACTCAGT tCGAGCCCCAGATGCGTACACTGCATCGTCCTCGCCGCCCTGCTGGAGTTGAGTGACAACCCCAATTCTCTGTCTCACATCCTGAGCTGGAGGGACGCCGGTGGTCAGACCGCCCCCAGATTGCTGCTGCACCTGTggagggacgaggaggaggagctgaaagTCAGCCGGAACCGACAAGGAGGGATCGCAG acccccagagacccaTCCTCATTCACCACCAGCAGGAGGACAGCCAGCTGTCATTTCCCTCCAGCATGTCGAGTGCAGCAGTGCTGGAGCTGTCAGAGAACCTGCGGTTAAAGATTTACTCCATCTTCTGCAAACTTG GTTTTCAAGACCTCCCTGGATTGTCGAGAAAACATTATGTGACCTTGAGCATCGTCAGGAGATACCTGGACTTCAAG GTCGGCGAGGTGTGGGACGAGATCCGCAGGGAGCTGAGTTTGGACGGGGTGAGGCCGATCACCCCCGACGAGGAGGCCCTGAGTACCATCTGTAGGATTGCAGCGGACACTGCGAGGAGGGTGGCGGCGGAACAGAACAGCATCCTGGAGCAACAGGAGAAGGAGGACGCCGgcgaggaggagctgctgtACACGGAG ATTAAGTCTCATTGGAAGCAGCGGGAGCTCATAGCCAAGTCATGGGACCGTTACGTTTCCAAGACTTCAAACTATGAGATCCTGAAG GAAGTAAAAGCACAGAGGGAGGAATACATTGAATCGTTCAGAGCCAAAGCCAAGCACCAGGACGCTGCTGTTCGTCCAACAGAG catTTCATCGGGGAGGTGATGTCTTTCGAGAGAACGGGCGCTCAGGGGCCCGCTGGAGTGAAAGTGACCATTGCCCGAGTTCCCATCAAGGCTGCGGGTCCGGACCAAGTTGGAGCCTCAAGTCAGGACCCAGAGTACTTCACCACCGTGTCTGTAAAAGACTGA